The sequence below is a genomic window from Agrobacterium tumefaciens.
CCACGCGCTGGCGCTGGCCACCTGAAAGGGCCGCGATGTTTCTGTCGCCGAACCCGTCCAGCTTGACGCGGGCAAGGGCGGCGAGAGCACGCTCGCGGGCTTCTGCTTTCGGCACACGCCGCAGAACGAGCGGATATTCCACATTCGCCAGAACGCTCATATGCGGGAACAGCGCATAGTTCTGGAAGACGATGCCGATCTCGCGCTTTTCGGGCGGAAGCCGGGTGAAGTCCCGACCTCCGATGATGAGAGAACCGCTATCCGGGCGAACAAACCCCGCCAGCGCCATCAATAGCGTTGTCTTTCCTGAGCCCGAAGGACCAAGGAGCGTCAGGAATTCGCCAGCGGCGATATCAAGCGAAACATCGTTCAGCGCAACATAAGTCCCGTAGGTCTTCTGCACATTGCTGATCGTGATTGGAAGCGAGGTCGTTGCCATGGTGATCGTGGTTCTCTGCGCAAATGTTAGCGGTTCATCATCTCGTCAAATGCGAGCTGAGCGGCTTCACCGTTCTTGAGCCACCAGTCGGCCTTCGAGAAAACAGAGGTTTCCACATTGCCGGGGGCTGTAGCGAGAAACGCCATTTTTTCTGCCGGGATAAGCCCGCCCTGATACGCTGCCGGATTGACCGGGCCGTAGGCGATGAAGTCCGTAAGCTTTGCGCCGCGCGCCGGCTGGGTCATCGCAGAGATGAGTTTCATGGCCGCTTCGCGGTTTGCCGAACCCTTGGGAACAGCGAGGCAATCCGTGCCGATCACAGATCCTTTGAACGTGTAGTCGGCAGGACCGCCATCGGCCTTGACGCTCTGGGCGCGACCGTTCCAGGTCACCACGAGATCGGCCTCGCCGTCCTTGAGGATCTGCGCGGACTGGGCGCCCGATGTCCACCACACCGCAACATCCGGCTTGAGTTCCTCAAGCCTTGCGATAGCGCGCTTGATGCCTTCGGGCGTATCGAGGATCTTGTATATGTCGCCAGGCGCAACGCCTTCGGAGAGAAGCGCGATCTCGATCAGATCCTGAGCGTTGGCGCGCAAAGCCCGCTTGCCTGGAAACGCCTTGACATCCCAGAACTCAGTCCAGTTCTTCGGTGC
It includes:
- a CDS encoding ABC transporter substrate-binding protein, giving the protein MSRMMYFSVAMIALVAASPLAAQSLTITTAGGDYGKAMKEVMWGPAAAELGLDVREETQSDGFAALKMQVTSGAVTTDVIHLGSPEGAQAAAQGLLEKLDYNIIDPKTLPAGAESEYCYPFSSYGTVMAWNTKTFGANAPKNWTEFWDVKAFPGKRALRANAQDLIEIALLSEGVAPGDIYKILDTPEGIKRAIARLEELKPDVAVWWTSGAQSAQILKDGEADLVVTWNGRAQSVKADGGPADYTFKGSVIGTDCLAVPKGSANREAAMKLISAMTQPARGAKLTDFIAYGPVNPAAYQGGLIPAEKMAFLATAPGNVETSVFSKADWWLKNGEAAQLAFDEMMNR